The Pyrenophora tritici-repentis strain M4 chromosome 3, whole genome shotgun sequence genome has a window encoding:
- a CDS encoding Dimer-Tnp-hAT domain containing protein, which translates to MEPSTPTSPSPSNIIRLDLTSLTPSPIPTSSPTPILSPTPIQYHESPDEFVQGGITYVKRAIIARKDFRQGTSHIWKYGLQYIRDSDKKEVYYCHECRVGKSKQELFVINGTSRIRNHLEQKHQIDPQSGIKRKGSKESVEKFKELLIRWIVYCHIAFFQLENQYFRELLLFLNPALLNHLPKAAKTIRSWVINAFISKKQQLREDLHHSRSRISISFDLWTSPNPYAILGVVAMWINTTGMRRVTALGMRRIYGEHTRENLGSVVLELLEEYDISGDQIGYFMLDNASANDTAVEFILKDLCPWMKSKQRRHRRLRCLGHVINLCCQAFLMGRNCEKYLAKLEKHHQRGDYTKVEELWKKFGCLGRLHNLVRYIRLTPQRRKEFATIIIGGDLSQFDGLELIQNNSTRWNSWFYSITRALNVRERLELFCNGLGLAKTDLATQCNAVLLLSSHRYIFSARHVPGKGSVGIANFKLDGQHWFELKKIELALKDFYATTLLSEGKKTSLADWFSTLDCLLREISETKDHYHDIQTEDDNNFTWKQEWVLHGDEEKKRWFENAQLAVKHLWETEYKGRYPVEMLPPPARKERDPDPAFDRQREHKRIRIDAPVSTTDLYEQYISTDRLHNEEAGCNEAIAYWLSRYDSQRDLARFALDMFAISPMSDECERLFSSAKLTIVDRRGRLKADIIEACECLRAWYGKPQAEGNSDIEDSENEDY; encoded by the exons atggagccttcaacaccaacctcaccgtccccatcgaatattataagactagatttaacgtctcttactccatctcctatccccacgtcatcacccacccctatactatcacccactcctattcaatatcacgaatctccagatgagttcgtgcagggcggtatcacgtacgtgaaacgtgcaataattgcaaggaaggatttccgtcaaggtacatcacacatctggaagtacggactccaatacattcgagatagcgataagaaagaggtgtattactgccatgagtgcagggttgggaagagcaagcaagagttgtttgtcatcaatggcacttctaggatccggaatcacctggaacagaagcaccagattgatccccagagtggcatcaagcgaaagggttct aaggagtcagtagagaagtttaaagagcttctaattcgttggattgtgtactgccatatcgccttctttcaattagagaaccagtactttcgtgaactactcctctttttaaatccggcactactcaaccacctcccgaaggctgcgaagactatccgaagctgggtaataaatgcattcatatcgaagaagcaacagcttagggaggacctacaccattcacggagtaggatctctatctcctttgatctctggacttcaccaaacccttacgctatcctaggcgtcgtcgctatgtggattaatactaccggcatgcgacgtgttaccgctttaggtatgcgacgtatatacggcgaacatactagagagaatcttggatcggtggtccttgaattgctggaagaatacgacattagcggagatcagattggatactttatgctggataatgcctcggcaaatgataccgctgttgagtttatactcaaggatctctgcccatggatgaagtcaaaacaacgtcgtcatcgccggctgcgttgcttgggccatgtcatcaacctctgttgccaggcgttccttatggggcgaaactgtgagaagtatcttgcgaagctggagaagcatcatcaacgtggcgactatacgaaggtggaagagctctggaagaagttcggatgtttgggtcgtcttcacaacctggtgcgatacatcaggcttactccacaacggcgtaaggagtttgctacaattattatcggcggagatctttcgcaattcgacgggcttgagcttatccagaacaactcgacccgctggaactcatggttttattcgattacacgtgcattaaatgttcgagaacgtttagagctcttctgtaacggtttgggacttgccaagaccgacttgg ctacacaatgcaacgcagtcctcctcctctcctcacaccgttacatcttctcggctcgtcatgtacctggaaagggctccgtagggatcgcgaactttaagcttgatggacagcactggtttgagcttaaaaagattgaactcgctctcaaagacttctatgctacaactttgctttctgaaggtaagaagacgtcacttgcggactggttttcaactttggactgccttctccgggagataagcgagacgaaggatcactaccacgacatccagactgaggacgataacaactttacatggaa gcaagagtgggttcttcatggcgacgaagagaagaagaggtggtttgaaaacgcacaattagcggtgaagcatctctgggagacagagtataagggaaggtaccctgtcgagatgctgccaccaccagccaggaaggagagagatcctgacccagcatttgatcgccagcgggaacataagcgcattcgaatagacgctccagtttctacaactgatttgtatgaacaatacatctctactgaccggcttcataacgaagaggcaggttgcaatgaggctattgcgtactggctatctcgctacgactcccaacgagatctcgctcgcttcgctctagacatgtttgcgatctcgcctatgtcggatgaatgcgaacgtctttttagtagcgcgaagcttactatcgtcgatcgccgtggtaggctgaaggcagatattatagaagcgtgcgagtgtctccgggcctggtatggaaagccccaagctgaggggaacagcgatatcgaggatagtgagaacgaagactactag
- a CDS encoding PhrB, Deoxyribodipyrimidine photolyase — protein MPTKRKADIPANAKSAIKYTDVSGDAPNKRSRIAKPIQKASTKSTSPIEDTAKVAENGAPGEAVKKEAGHFDHSRPEERAGIVDRRYYPAEISNERCAMYNANEIPRPIEILEKTLHTTSQAREKIRLGKDGSGEAVVHWFKRDLRIRDNTGLSKAAELAKERGIGVIGVWLMSPQDWEAHIVSPPKCDFELRSVELLKKELEELDIPLYIETIPERRNVTKRLVELAQEWNVKNVFCNLEYEPDELRREERLVRMMLEKGIGFDPYHDDCVVPPGSLKSGAGKQYAVYSPWCRAWIAHLHSHPDLLIERPMPGQNPANFRNKFSKLFDASVPSIPESKSLTPEEKERFSRLWPAGEAAAIDRLERFLVEKIVKYKDTRNFPALNSTGRVSVHHAAGTLAARTSIRMARDINSAQKLDGGKDGVKTWIGEVAWRDFYRHVLVHWPYVCMNKPFKYEYTNIDWEYNTAHFTAWTRGQTGYPIVDAAMRCLNHTGYMHNRLRMITASFLAKHLLLDWRLGEQYFLSHLIDGDFASNNGGWGFSASTGVDPQPYFRIFNPWIQSEKFDADGEFIRTWVEELKDVQGKDVHNPYKAGGRAMETARRMGYPEPIVEHTVARARCLKRYKEGIGRDTA, from the exons ATGCCGACCAAGCGCAAAGCAGATATTCCAGCAAATGCCAAATCCGCGATCAAATACACGGATGTATCCGGAGATGCTCCCAACAAGCGCTCGCGCATTGCCAAACCTATCCAGAAAGCCTCTACGAAGAGCACATCGCCGATAGAAGATACTGCAAAAGTTGCTGAAAATGGGGCGCCAGGAGAGGCAGTGAAGAAGGAGGCCGGGCACTTTGATCATTCCAGACCAGAAGAACGAGCAGGCATAGTTGATCGACGATACTATCCAGCTGAAATCAGCAATGAGCGCTGCGCAATGTATAACGCCAATGAGATACCGCGACCGATTGAGATTCTGGAGAAGACCTTGCACACCACAAGTCAGGCCAGAGAGAAGATTCGACTTGGGAAAGATGGCAGCGGCGAGGCAGTTGTACATTGGTTCAAACGTGACCTGCGGATACGGGACAACACTGGCCTGTCCAAGGCAGCCGAATTAGCCAAAGAAAGAGGCATTGGAGTTATTGGCGTGTGGCTAATGAGCCCACAGGATTGGGAAGCACATATCGTCAGCCCACCAAAGTGCGATTTCGAACTCCGATCAGTGGAGTTGCTGAAGAAAGAGCTGGAGGAGCTGGATATACCACTTTATATTGAGACTATACCGGAGAGAAGGAACGTGACGAAGCGATTGGTGGAGCTGGCGCAGGAGTGGAATGTGAAGAACGTCTTTTGTAACCTTGAATACGAACCTGATGAGCTACGTAGAGAGGAGCGATTGGTGCGTATGATGTTGGAAAAAGGCATTGGCTTCGATCCATACCATGATGACTGTGTTGTCCCACCTGGAAGTCTCAAGTCAGGAGCAGGGAAACAATACGCAGTATACAGTCCCTGGTGTCGCGCATGGATTGCTCATCTCCACTCACATCCAGATCTTTTAATAGAGCGCCCGATGCCAGGACAAAACCCAGCCAACTTCCGCAACAAGTTCAGCAAACTATTCGACGCCTCGGTACCCAGTATTCCAGAGTCCAAATCTCTAACACCCGAGGAAAAGGAACGCTTCAGCCGCCTGTGGCCCGCTGGCGAAGCCGCAGCCATTGACCGACTCGAACGCTTCCTTGTGGAGAAAATCGTGAAGTACAAAGACACCCGCAATTTTCCCGCTCTGAACAGTACTGGGCGGGTAAGTGTCCACCATGCCGCCGGCACGCTAGCAGCCCGAACCAGCATACGCATGGCCCGCGACATCAACAGTGCCCAGAAGCTCGACGGTGGCAAAGACGGCGTGAAAACCTGGATTGGAGAAGTAGCCTGGCGAGACTTTTACAGACACGTTCTAGTACACTGGCCATATGTGTG CATGAACAAGCCATTCAAATACGAATACACAAACATCGACTGGGAATATAACACGGCTCACTTCACTGCTTGGACCCGCGGCCAAACTGGCTATCCCATCGTCGACGCTGCAATGCGCTGTCTGAACCACACAGGCTACATGCACAACCGGCTGCGCATGATAACCGCCTCGTTCCTGGCCAAGCACCTGCTGCTGGATTGGCGCCTCGGCGAGCAATACTTCCTCTCGCACCTCATCGACGGCGACTTTGCTAGTAACAACGGTGGATGGGGTTTCAGCGCCTCGACAGGCGTGGATCCGCAGCCGTACTTCCGTATCTTCAATCCGTGGATTCAGTCAGAGAAGTTCGATGCTGATGGTGAGTTTATTAGGACGTGGGTGGAGGAGTTGAAGGACGTACAGGGGAAGGATGTGCATAATCCATATAAGGCGGGTGGGAGGGCGATGGAGACAGCGAGGAGGATGGGGTATCCTGAGCCAATTGTTGAACATACGGTTGCGAGAGCGAGGTGTTTGAAGAGGTACAAGGAGGGGATTGGGAGGGATACAGCCTAG
- a CDS encoding SKP1, SCF ubiquitin ligase, SKP1 component, giving the protein MPVKADELLIAYMQRMTDLHSGATASTKYKVTEIKDLAKAAGLAHMISTMRPDLGHQDDDGEVFVKFDSVTGGSRLKALLDVGCKTAASKSKSPDEIRKMFNIQNIQGDFARSTVHCR; this is encoded by the exons ATGCCGGTGAAAGCGGACGAACTTTTGATCGCATACATGCAAAGAATGACCGATTTGCATTCTGGCGCCACGGCATCAACGAAGTACAAAGTTACGGAGATCAAAGATCTCGCAAAGGCCGCTGGCCTTGCACATATGATCAGCACGATGCGCCCAGATTTGGGCCACCAAGATGA CGATGGCGAGGTCTTCGTCAAATTCGATTCAGTCACCGGGGGCTCTAGGCTCAAGGCACTGCTCGACGTCGGTTGCAAGACAGCTGCAAGCAAGAGCAAGTCCCCAGATGAAATCCGAAAGATGTTCAACATCCAGAACATCCAAGGCGACTTCGCCCGCAGTACGGTACATTGCCGGTGA